One Silene latifolia isolate original U9 population chromosome 4, ASM4854445v1, whole genome shotgun sequence DNA segment encodes these proteins:
- the LOC141652527 gene encoding protein SPIRRIG-like encodes MESWVSTLIKDIKGKVGFPGNQLTRSNSSENGVSIADISSDYFPSGLSSSELRLLVQYLLKMRQINASHNLVNILGRVLFMEDLACESALLEPCLELDMSKMGHACIAVPLRERSWPPAEGYSYVCWFKYKNLYSQQTGMSLPLFSVSSTDQDNPYSEELYLKDGVLTLDINGTYSLSSSSLELEVGEWYHLAVIIGPVNALVAEHPSAIVYMYVDGNLRHTGELRYSPLLAEQGLLITTGVSAIHTKVSDLKWALRSFYMFEEQLSPECIHFLYFIGRGYKVRFQGVGGEDKSGDGTASLPTADEIAISQSDGKKTDFTLEMLENLWLELCGKKLIYAFNATRTEALPASQSLRLLNLADPVSFTFSPTGIPHSGHLCGDISICRRCVTGNIIHPFTGIAVVLALVESAETSDMLYIALTLLASTLHQNPQRAKQMKACKGYQLLSLFFRTRINLVDIQCLHILFKITVHEDSALSNAQNSLSSLEPIPEANSPEGQTIKILDELYLSEYHESKGDTIADEGTFSQHTESLDSNIAISPSFSGVISNGDLLEHVLLDWTIWVMASVSIQLEILNFFETLVSVYKYKDHNLITLHEKNIVQHLLLALHMDDIDILVMEKFAVLLTVLLEGKFLDSEFNSVTMFMLTTYDPFEVTKPLHAMRESKSKRVNLRNVLLEAFIDLQVTISSEELLEKWHSIVSSKLITYFLDEAVHPTTMGWIITILGMCLTSSSTFALKFEKSGGYQSLIRVLPKFNDSLDILYTLFCLIFSKPIYPKLPEVGILDFEALMTSNGDSNGLKFSPLLDSILSMVKSTFDQLRLKQITADHNETISEAATEEFVEGNIDIIEEVNGEASPHSSHALPVLGWDSAANATSILRFMANLAKVWPAFSIICARAEFLESCVDLYFSIVRTYLALKATSEHDFSEIVTESPLLASEGDDFWITESSPQKSSDETTHFMTSSRLLREIDNSGYIGDIGSAGATAVLDLISEVLSQSLIEQTNSFPALTTTLDSVPLNFDSETVLTFKALCLHKIMNYLERRLLNNDQREDQLLDNSNLWSNLGSFCSLIADCVYIGVFPQPSSVIRVLEFCLSILHFVKKDGQNEETSSLPWTGLLSIWRGSQPIDLIIKSTNRVILYCLLPSFLATLGEDGLISSSGCMNEERKLESPVSSREEAGIDICIVLELLHAHKEIVFHSGNLDVSLYSSLCIILSALFSDQRNEARNAAIGIMKYLITHCRASLEEILVSKPNQEKQMDILNGGFDKLLTENVSTFMEWFQNSEHEIKQVLQKSAGVRWSKYIEESTNFPAEKLAVSEDNRTLRLGKKVEDAAKLDLENRDEYIARRSDLEAKRVGVCSELEHIRQKKCESGSHAGDEWRGYLQQLGHEHKLENLSTMAWEDYWPLC; translated from the exons atggAGTCTTGGGTAAGTACATTGATTAAGGATATTAAAGGAAAAGTGGGTTTTCCTGGGAATCAGTTAACAAGGTCAAATTCTTCAGAAAATGGGGTTTCAATTGCAGATATTTCTTCTGATTATTTTCCTTCAGG GCTGTCCTCTTCGGAACTTCGGCTGCTTGTTCAGTACTTATTAAAAATGAGGCAAATTAATGCAAGCCATAATCTTGTCAATATTTTGGGAAGAGTGTTATTTATGGAAGATTTGGCCTGTGAGAGTGCTCTATTAGAACCCTGTTTGGAACTCGATATGAGCAAAATGGGGCATGCTTGCATCGCAGTGCCTTTAAGGGAAAGGTCATGGCCGCCAGCGGAAGGCTATTCTTATGTTTGCTGGTTCAAATATAAGAATTTATATTCACAGCAAACGGGCATGAGCCTGCCGTTGTTTTCTGTTAGTTCAACAGATCAAGACAATCCATACAGTGAAGAACTTTATCTTAAGGACGGTGTGTTAACACTTGATATAAACGGCACTTACTCACTCTCATCTTCTAGTTTAGAATTAGAAGTAGGAGAATGGTATCATCTTGCTGTTATCATCGGCCCCGTAAATGCATTGGTTGCCGAGCACCCATCTGCTATAGTATACATGTATGTTGATGGGAATTTGAGGCACACTGGAGAGCTTAGATATTCTCCATTGTTAGCTGAACAAGGCTTGCTGATAACTACAGGGGTGTCTGCTATACATACAAAAGTGAGCGACTTGAAATGGGCCCTTCGAAGTTTTTATATGTTTGAGGAACAGCTCTCACCTGAGTGTATCCATTTCTTGTACTTTATTGGTAGAGGATACAAAGTTCGATTTCAGGGAGTCGGAGGTGAAGATAAATCTGGTGATGGCACAGCAAGTCTTCCGACTGCTGATGAAATAGCGATTTCTCAGTCAGATGGTAAAAAGACAGATTTCACCTTGGAGATGCTGGAAAATCTTTGGTTAGAGCTTTGTGGAAAGAAACTTATTTACGCATTCAATGCAACACGAACAGAAGCTTTACCAGCTTCTCAGAGTTTGAGGTTGCTTAATCTTGCTGACCCTGTGTCCTTTACCTTTTCCCCTACTG GCATTCCACACTCTGGACATCTGTGCGGAGATATCTCAATTTGTAGGAGATGTGTAACTGGAAACATCATCCACCCATTCACAGGAATTGCCGTTGTTCTAGCTCTTGTTGAAAGTGCTGAAACAAGTGACATGCTTTATATAGCCTTGACATTACTTGCTTCTACTCTTCATCAAAATCCTCAAAGAGCTAAACAGATGAAAGCATGCAAAGGTTATCAGCTGCTATCATTATTCTTTCGAACCCGAATAAACTTGGTTGACATCCAATGTCTTCATATTCTCTTCAAGATTACTGTTCATGAGGATTCAGCCCTAAGTAATGCTCAAAATAGTTTGTCATCTCTCGAACCCATTCCTGAGGCCAATTCCCCGGAAGGTCAAACCATAAAGATCCTTGATGAGCTTTATTTATCTGAGTATCATGAAAGTAAGGGTGACACAATTGCTGACGAAGGAACATTTAGTCAGCACACCGAATCTTTGGATTCTAATATAGCCATCTCTCCGTCATTCTCTGGCGTGATCTCTAATGGAGATTTATTGGAGCATGTTTTGCTTGACTGGACAATTTGGGTGATGGCCTCTGTTTCTATCCAGCTTGAAATATTAAACTTCTTCGAGACCTTGGTCTCTGTATATAAATACAAAGATCATAATCTCATTACCTTGCATGAAAAAAACATTGTCCAACATTTGTTACTAGCGTTGCATATGGATGACATTGACATACTTGTTATGGAAAAGTTTGCTGTCCTACTTACGGTTCTTTTAGAAGGTAAGTTTCTTGACTCCGAGTTCAATAGTGTAACAATGTTTATGCTAACAACATACGATCCATTTGAAGTGACGAAGCCTCTCCATGCCATGAGAGAGTCGAAAAGCAAGCGTGTAAATTTGAGAAATGTTCTCTTGGAGGCATTCATAGATTTACAAGTAACCATATCATCGGAGGAATTGCTCGAGAAATGGCACTCCATTGTCTCATCAAAACTAATCACATATTTTCTTGATGAAGCTGTCCATCCTACTACCATGGGATGGATCATCACCATTCTAGGAATGTGCCTCACATCGTCATCTACGTTTGCTCTTAAATTCGAGAAGAGTGGAGGCTATCAATCCCTAATTCGGGTACTTCCAAAGTTTAATGATTCACTTGACATTCTTTATACTTTGTTTTGCCTGATATTCAGCAAGCCTATATATCCAAAGCTACCAGAAGTTGGGATTCTCGACTTTGAGGCATTAATGACAAGTAATGGGGATTCTAATGGCTTGAAATTTAGTCCCCTTTTGGATTCTATACTGTCTATGGTCAAATCTACGTTTGATCAGCTACGACTAAAGCAAATTACGGCTGATCATAACGAAACCATCTCTGAAGCTGCTACTGAGGAGTTTGTGGAAGGTAACATAGATATTATTGAAGAAGTGAATGGTGAAGCTTCTCCGCACAGCAGTCATGCTCTTCCAGTCCTTGGCTGGGACTCAGCTGCAAATGCAACTTCAATTTTGAGATTTATGGCTAATTTGGCGAAAGTATGGCCCGCTTTCTCCATTATTTGTGCACGAGCAGAATTTCTCGAAAGCTGTGTGGATCTTTATTTCTCCATTGTGAG GACATATTTGGCATTGAAGGCAACAAGTGAACATGATTTTTCAGAAATCGTCACAGAATCTCCCTTGTTAGCAAGTGAAGGGGATGATTTTTGGATTACAGAGTCTAGTCCTCAAAAATCATCTGATGAAACCACACATTTTATGACATCTTCCCGTCTTCTTCGTGAAATAGACAATTCCGGCTACATTGGTGATATTGGTTCAGCAGGAGCCACTGCTGTCTTGGATTTAATATCAGAAGTTCTCTCACAATCTCTCATTGAGCAAACAAATTCATTTCCGGCTCTCACAACCACTTTAGACAGCGTGCCTTTAAATTTCGATTCTGAAACTGTTCTTACTTTCAAAGCTCTCTGCCTTCATAAAATAATGAACTATCTAGAGCGGCGACTCCTGAACAATGATCAAAGGGAAGACCAACTGTTGGATAACAGTAACTTATGGTCGAATTTGGGATCGTTTTGCAGCTTGATAGCTGACTGTGTTTACATTGGTGTTTTTCCTCAGCCTTCAAGTGTGATAAGGGTGCTTGAATTTTGCTTATCAATACTACATTTCGTGAAGAAAGACGGTCAAAATGAGGAAACATCATCCCTGCCTTGGACAGGCCTACTGTCTATTTGGAGAGGCAGTCAGCCAATTGATTTGATCATTAAGAGCACAAATCGGGTTATCCTCTACTGTCTCCTTCCATCCTTCTTAGCAACTCTCGGAGAAGACGGTCTTATTTCCTCCTCAGGTTGCATGAATGAGGAACGAAAGTTGGAATCCCCGGTCTCTTCACGAGAAGAAGCCGGGATTGATATTTGCATTGTCTTAGAACTGTTACATGCCCACAAGGAAATTGTCTTTCATTCAGGGAATCTTGATGTCAGTCTGTACAGTTCTCTCTGCATTATCCTTTCCGCGCTCTTTTCTGATCAAAGAAATGAGGCAAGAAACGCCGCCATTGGTATTATGAAATACTTGATCACCCACTGTAGAGCTTCTCTGGAAGAAATTCTCGTGTCGAAACCAAACCAAGAGAAACAGATGGATATTCTGAATGGAGGTTTTGATAAACTCCTAACAGAAAATGTATCTACTTTCATGGAGTGGTTTCAGAACTCGGAACACGAAATCAAGCAAGTCCTGCAGAAGTCTGCAGGGGTTAGATGGTCAAAATACATCGAAGAATCAACAAATTTTCCAGCAGAAAAACTGGCTGTATCGGAGGACAATCGGACTCTGAGATTGGGGAAAAAGGTTGAGGATGCTGCAAAACTCGACCTTGAGAACCGTGATGAGTACATTGCACGAAGGTCCGACCTTGAAGCTAAACGGGTTGGTGTGTGTTCAGAATTGGAGCATATCCGTCAGAAGAAATGTGAGTCGGGTTCTCATGCCGGGGACGAATGGAGAGGTTATCTTCAGCAACTAGGCCATGAGCACAAACTTGAAAACCTAAGCACTATGGCTTGGGAAGACTACTGGCCTTTGTGCTGA
- the LOC141653904 gene encoding hydroquinone glucosyltransferase-like, whose translation MEEQKIKQSHIAIVPTPGLGHLIPFIEFAKLLITRFDLSVTLLLQTRSIDIPSHQQSSLLSSLPNTISYHFLPPVDLTHLPLDVSHDVTLSLIPLHSVLPIREVLSSLTTRFNLLALVTDLFGSAFFDVAKEIGIPPYIYFTTNATYLLFLMNLPRLDETMEGEFRDMDGPVVLPGCMVEFYVEDIEDSLQDRKGEAYAWNLHHVKKYALTEGIFVNSFQSLEPDAFTGLRNGDPSWPPVYPIGPVVRSSLDRDGKEPAGLECLSWLDQQPSKSVLYVSFGSGGTLSREQINELAIGLEKSGHGFLWVVRNPDDESSFGSYFGVQGEDDFFGFLPSGFVDRTKERGLLVRSWAPQVKVLGHGSIGGFLTHCGWNSVLESLVHGVPMIAWPLYAEQKTNAAMLDRGLKVALRVKTNEKGIVEADNISKVVKDLIEGEEGTQIRTRMAEFRSRARSSVDECGDSTKSLDEVVLQLMSSINA comes from the coding sequence ATGGAAgaacaaaaaataaaacaatcACACATAGCCATAGTACCTACACCAGGACTAGGTCACCTCATCCCAttcatagagtttgccaagctcCTAATCACTCGGTTCGACCTCTCGGTCACTCTTCTGCTCCAGACCCGATCCATTGACATTCCGTCTCACCAACAATCCTCCCTCCTCTCCTCCCTTCCTAATACCATCTCATACCATTTCCTCCCACCCGTTGACTTGACACATTTACCCTTAGACGTGTCACACGACGTTACATTATCCTTAATTCCGCTTCATTCAGTTCTTCCCATTCGCGAAGTCCTGTCTTCGTTGACCACCCGGTTTAACCTCCTGGCTCTGGTGACGGATCTTTTTGGTTCGGCTTTTTTCGACGTAGCTAAGGAGATTGGTATTCCGCCATATATTTATTTTACTACTAATGCCACGTACTTGCTTTTCCTTATGAATCTTCCTCGACTTGATGAAACGATGGAAGGCGAGTTTCGGGATATGGATGGACCGGTTGTATTGCCGGGTTGCATGGTTGAATTTTACGTCGAAGACATTGAAGATTCGCTACAAGATCGAAAAGGTGAAGCCTACGCATGGAACTTGCACCATGTGAAAAAATATGCGTTGACCGAAGGAATTtttgttaatagttttcaaagTCTTGAACCGGATGCATTTACTGGTTTGAGAAACGGGGATCCGAGTTGGCCACCGGTTTACCCTATTGGGCCGGTAGTCCGGTCGAGTCTGGACCGGGATGGTAAGGAACCGGCCGGTTTAGAGTGTTTGAGCTGGTTGGACCAACAACCATCTAAGTCGGTCCTTTATGTGTCATTTGGGAGCGGGGGGACGTTGTCACGTGAGCAAATAAATGAATTAGCAATCGGGTTAGAGAAAAGCGGGCACGGGTTTTTATGGGTGGTTCGGAATCCCGATGATGAATCATCATTCGGGTCATATTTTGGTGTCCAAGGTGAGGATGATTTTTTTGGGTTCTTGCCTAGTGGATTCGTTGACCGGACTAAAGAACGTGGACTTTTAGTCCGGTCATGGGCTCCACAAGTTAAGGTGCTTGGTCATGGGTCAATTGGCGGGTTTTTGACACATTGTGGTTGGAACTCGGTTTTAGAGAGTTTAGTTCATGGCGTGCCTATGATTGCTTGGCCGCTATATGCGGAGCAGAAAACTAATGCAGCGATGCTGGATCGAGGATTAAAGGTGGCATTGAGGGTGAAAACGAATGAAAAGGGCATAGTCGAAGCTGATAATATCTCGAAAGTTGTTAAGGATTTGATCGAGGGCGAAGAGGGTACGCAAATTCGGACCCGTATGGCGGAATTTAGGAGTCGAGCTCGATCCTCGGTCGATGAATGTGGAGATTCTACAAAATCACTTGATGAAGTTGTTCTTCAGTTGATGTCAAGCATAAATGCATAA
- the LOC141652533 gene encoding uncharacterized protein LOC141652533 gives MTAKTPSVTESSSCFKPNEAFVERVAHALSHPLLLLYRSDPDFFVHGSTGNVYVVNLSATPSCTCPDKVNPCKHILFVLVKVLGVSLDDSCLRRRVLKPSQLQRLQSTPSSIGSLADPALREKFHQVLFLRKELGGGGSVIGATKLTPCVAVDKGATCPICLNEISGSGDRLLSCGTCNIPVHEKCLMAWKMTTQRRKLVRCVTCRSMLEDKADRERYLNLTDFSQRGHSSSRNTGSG, from the coding sequence ATGACGGCAAAAACACCGAGCGTCACAGAATCGAGTTCTTGCTTCAAGCCGAATGAAGCCTTTGTTGAACGCGTAGCACACGCGTTATCCCACCCTCTTTTACTCTTGTATAGGTCAGATCCTGACTTCTTTGTGCACGGTTCGACGGGAAATGTGTACGTTGTCAACTTATCGGCTACCCCGTCTTGTACGTGTCCCGACAAGGTCAATCCATGCAAACATATTCTCTTTGTGCTCGTCAAGGTCTTAGGTGTCTCCCTTGATGACTCTTGCTTGAGACGGCGAGTTTTAAAGCCGTCTCAGCTTCAGAGGCTTCAATCCACCCCCAGCTCCATCGGCTCTCTCGCAGACCCGGCATTGCGAGAGAAGTTCCATCAGGTTTTGTTTCTGAGGAAGGAGCTGGGAGGAGGAGGTAGCGTTATTGGTGCTACTAAATTAACGCCTTGTGTAGCTGTTGATAAGGGCGCTACGTGTCCTATATGTTTGAATGAAATAAGTGGATCGGGTGATAGGTTGTTATCCTGTGGGACGTGTAACATCCCGGTTCATGAGAAGTGTTTGATGGCATGGAAGATGACTACTCAAAGGAGAAAACTTGTTCGATGTGTGACTTGTAGATCGATGTTGGAGGATAAGGCAGACCGAGAGAGGTATCTTAACTTGACTGATTTTTCTCAACGCGGTCACAGTTCTTCCAGGAATACAGGAAGTGGATAA
- the LOC141653905 gene encoding hydroquinone glucosyltransferase-like: protein MEEQKIKQSHIAIVPTPGLGHLIPFIEFAKLLITRFDLSVTLLLQTRSIDIPSQQESSLLSSLPNTISYHFLPPVDLTHLPLDVSHDVTLSLIPLHSVLPIREVLSSLTTRFNLLALVTDLFGSAFFDVAKEIGIPPYIYFTTNATYLLFLLNLPRLDEIMVGEFRDMDGPVVLPGCMVEFYVEDIEDSLQDRKGEAYAWNLHHVKKYALTEGIFVNSFRSLEPDAFMGLRNGDPSWPPVYPIGPVVRSSLDRDGKEPAGSECLRWLDQQPSKSVIYVSFGSGGTLSREQINELAIGLEKSGHGFLWVVRNPDDESSFGSYFGVQGEDDFFGFLPSGFVDRTKERGLLVRSWAPQVKVLGHESIGGFLTHCGWNSVLESLVHGVPMIAWPLYAEQKTNAAMLDRGLKVALRVETNEKGIVEADNTAKVVKDLLDGEEGTQIATCLAEFRSRARSSVDECGDSTKSLDEVVLKLMSSINA, encoded by the coding sequence ATGGAAgaacaaaaaataaaacaatcACACATAGCCATAGTTCCTACACCAGGACTAGGTCACCTCATCCCATTCATTGAGTTTGCCAAGCTCCTAATCACTCGGTTCGACCTCTCGGTCACTCTTCTGCTCCAgacccgatccattgacatcccgTCTCAACAAGAATCCTCTCTCCTCTCCTCCCTTCCTAATACCATCTCATACCATTTCCTCCCACCCGTTGACTTGACACATTTACCCTTAGACGTGTCACACGACGTTACATTATCCTTAATTCCGCTTCATTCAGTTCTTCCCATTCGCGAAGTCCTGTCTTCGTTGACCACCCGGTTTAACCTCCTGGCTCTGGTGACGGACCTTTTTGGTTCGGCTTTTTTCGACGTAGCTAAGGAGATTGGTATTCCGCCATATATTTATTTCACTACTAATGCCACGTACTTGCTTTTTCTACTGAATCTCCCTCGACTTGATGAAATAATGGTGGGCGAGTTTCGCGACATGGATGGACCGGTTGTATTACCGGGTTGCATGGTTGAATTTTACGTCGAAGACATTGAAGATTCGCTACAAGATCGAAAAGGTGAGGCCTACGCATGGAACTTGCACCATGTGAAAAAATATGCGTTGACCGAAGGAATTTTTGTTAATAGTTTTCGTAGTCTTGAACCGGATGCATTTATGGGTTTGAGAAACGGGGATCCGAGTTGGCCACCGGTTTACCCTATTGGGCCGGTAGTCCGGTCGAGTCTGGACCGGGATGGTAAGGAACCGGCCGGTTCAGAGTGTTTGAGGTGGTTGGACCAACAACCATCTAAGTCGGTCATCTATGTGTCCTTTGGGAGCGGGGGGACGTTGTCACGTGAGCAAATAAACGAATTAGCAATCGGGTTAGAGAAAAGCGGGCACGGGTTTTTATGGGTGGTTCGGAATCCCGATGATGAATCGTCATTCGGGTCATATTTTGGTGTCCAAGGTGAGGATGATTTTTTTGGGTTCTTGCCTAGTGGATTCGTTGACCGGACTAAAGAACGTGGACTTTTAGTCCGGTCATGGGCTCCACAAGTTAAGGTGCTTGGTCATGAATCAATTGGCGGGTTTTTGACACATTGTGGTTGGAACTCGGTTTTAGAGAGTTTAGTTCACGGTGTGCCTATGATTGCTTGGCCGCTATATGCCGAGCAGAAAACTAATGCAGCGATGCTGGATCGAGGACTAAAGGTGGCGTTGAGGGTGGAAACGAATGAAAAGGGCATAGTCGAAGCTGATAATACTGCGAAAGTTGTTAAGGATTTGCTGGATGGCGAAGAGGGTACGCAAATTGCGACTTGTCTGGCGGAATTTAGGAGTCGAGCTCGATCCTCGGTCGATGAATGTGGTGATTCTACCAAATCACTTGATGAAGTTGTTCTTAAGTTGATGTCAAGCATAAATGCATAA